In a genomic window of candidate division WOR-3 bacterium:
- the miaB gene encoding tRNA (N6-isopentenyl adenosine(37)-C2)-methylthiotransferase MiaB: MSATYFLRVYGCQMNFYEADLVRNILNRTGFEEKNSPATAEVLLIMTCAVREHAEKRALGNLRQLVNLKKTGSARVVGILGCMAQRLQDTLVNSFHADLVVGPDQYQRLPELINAAMNANCPQIAVELSDECYDRVRPVIQNRVSAYVTIMRGCSNFCSYCIVPHVRGKERFRASEAILSEIDELTAHGVREIVLLGQNVLAYNYNDFDFCRLLAEIHKHSKVCRIRFLTSHPRDLNERIVKTIATLPRICPQLHLPVQSGSDRILKLMNRGYTIEEYRNKVALIRQYLPEISLTTDVIVGFPTETEDEFCATLELIKSIRFDYAYMFKFSPRPGTPASLLTPTVPENVIRERLLRLIETQNQITRESNRAMLGKIYEILIEGESPRGSGCMGKTPQGKVVVVDESLPAGSLVNVRIVEVRGWTPKGEIVFSSARTPDSPEIRPNFPTNMQEVKLW; this comes from the coding sequence ATGAGTGCTACTTACTTCCTGCGGGTTTACGGGTGCCAGATGAACTTCTATGAAGCGGATCTGGTCCGCAACATTCTCAACAGGACTGGTTTTGAAGAAAAAAATTCTCCAGCGACTGCCGAGGTCCTTCTGATTATGACCTGCGCGGTCCGCGAACATGCTGAGAAAAGAGCGCTCGGAAATCTCCGTCAATTGGTAAATCTTAAAAAAACCGGTTCCGCCCGAGTTGTTGGCATACTGGGTTGTATGGCACAACGGCTTCAGGACACACTGGTAAACTCTTTCCATGCCGATCTGGTAGTCGGCCCAGATCAGTATCAGCGTCTTCCAGAGTTAATAAATGCTGCAATGAACGCTAACTGTCCTCAAATTGCTGTAGAATTGTCTGATGAATGCTATGACCGGGTTCGTCCAGTTATACAAAACCGTGTCAGTGCCTATGTTACCATCATGCGCGGTTGTAGTAATTTCTGCTCTTACTGCATCGTTCCTCATGTAAGGGGAAAAGAAAGGTTCCGAGCATCTGAAGCCATCTTGTCCGAAATTGATGAGCTGACCGCACATGGCGTTCGAGAGATAGTACTTCTCGGGCAAAATGTTCTAGCCTACAATTATAATGATTTCGATTTTTGTCGATTACTGGCTGAAATCCACAAACACTCAAAGGTATGCCGGATCAGATTTCTAACCTCTCATCCACGGGATCTGAATGAACGGATTGTCAAAACGATCGCCACACTTCCCCGCATCTGCCCTCAGCTCCATTTACCTGTTCAATCGGGTTCTGACCGTATTTTAAAATTGATGAATCGCGGCTATACAATAGAAGAATACCGCAATAAGGTTGCACTGATTCGACAATATCTTCCGGAAATTTCGCTGACAACAGATGTTATCGTTGGTTTTCCAACTGAAACTGAGGACGAATTCTGCGCTACACTGGAACTGATTAAATCAATACGCTTTGATTACGCTTACATGTTCAAATTTTCTCCCCGCCCCGGAACGCCAGCAAGCTTGCTTACCCCTACTGTTCCCGAGAACGTTATTAGAGAACGATTGCTGCGATTGATCGAAACGCAGAACCAGATTACCCGCGAATCTAATCGGGCAATGCTTGGTAAAATTTATGAGATACTGATAGAAGGGGAAAGTCCGCGCGGCTCCGGATGTATGGGGAAAACGCCCCAAGGGAAGGTGGTAGTTGTTGACGAATCTCTACCTGCCGGTAGTCTTGTAAATGTGAGGATTGTTGAAGTTCGAGGTTGGACCCCAAAGGGTGAAATCGTTTTTTCCAGCGCGAGGACGCCCGATTCTCCTGAAATTAGGCCCAATTTTCCCACCAACATGCAGGAGGTTAAATTATGGTAA
- a CDS encoding bifunctional lysine ketoglutarate reductase /saccharopine dehydrogenase family protein, with product MNTIGIRREDKNIWERRAPLAPFQVNELTSVYRTVFYVQPSTRRIFSDSEYARAGAKICEALDDCQVILGIKEIPVNFFRPATTYLFFAHVIKGQPNNMPMLRQMMRLGCSLIDYEKVTDDQGRRLIFFGRYAGIAGAIDTLAGLGRRLELLGYKTPLVEIKLAHEYDTYAVARREIFRVGELLKKNGLPDKLAPLIIGVTGYGNVARGVDEILNELDCTRIDPAELPEVMSSGNTKTIYEVVFREEHMVEPVTEGHEFDLQEYYQYPERYRSRFESYLPYLSVMLNCIYWDSRYPRLVTREYLKTVTATDKLRLIIIGDISCDINGSVEVTVKATDPGAPFYVYNPMDDTIRDGIEGDGVVVMAVDNLPCELASDSSVEFGRALMPFVPVLRETNFQVSLERLNLPAPLHRALILHRGKLTPPYQYLEKFIKKG from the coding sequence ATGAACACAATTGGTATTCGACGCGAGGACAAGAACATCTGGGAACGGCGCGCTCCACTTGCTCCTTTTCAAGTGAATGAGTTGACGTCGGTGTACAGGACAGTATTTTATGTTCAACCGTCTACCCGAAGGATATTCAGTGATTCAGAATATGCTCGAGCAGGGGCGAAAATCTGTGAAGCACTCGATGACTGTCAGGTTATTTTGGGGATCAAGGAGATCCCGGTTAACTTCTTCCGCCCGGCAACAACTTATCTTTTTTTTGCTCATGTTATTAAAGGACAGCCGAATAACATGCCGATGTTGCGTCAGATGATGAGACTCGGATGCTCCCTGATCGATTACGAAAAGGTAACTGATGATCAGGGACGCCGACTGATATTTTTCGGCCGGTATGCAGGGATCGCGGGAGCAATTGATACCCTAGCCGGACTGGGCAGGCGGTTGGAACTACTAGGGTACAAAACGCCATTGGTCGAGATTAAACTTGCACACGAATACGACACCTATGCAGTTGCCCGTCGTGAAATTTTTAGAGTGGGTGAATTACTGAAAAAAAATGGCTTACCGGACAAACTTGCCCCATTGATTATTGGGGTTACCGGTTACGGGAATGTTGCCCGTGGTGTCGACGAAATTCTAAATGAACTCGATTGCACTAGAATAGACCCCGCAGAGCTGCCCGAAGTAATGAGTTCAGGAAACACCAAGACAATTTATGAAGTTGTATTTCGCGAAGAGCATATGGTAGAACCGGTTACCGAGGGGCATGAATTTGATCTTCAGGAATATTATCAGTATCCGGAGCGTTACCGTTCGCGATTTGAGAGTTACTTACCTTATCTTTCGGTAATGCTGAATTGTATTTACTGGGACAGTCGATATCCCAGGCTTGTGACCAGGGAATACCTTAAAACTGTCACTGCTACCGATAAACTTCGATTGATAATTATCGGTGATATTTCCTGCGACATCAATGGTTCGGTCGAAGTTACCGTAAAGGCAACTGATCCCGGGGCTCCATTTTATGTCTATAATCCAATGGACGATACCATTCGAGACGGCATTGAGGGGGATGGGGTAGTAGTAATGGCGGTTGACAACCTTCCGTGCGAACTGGCATCTGATTCATCAGTTGAATTCGGCCGGGCACTGATGCCGTTTGTGCCCGTACTGCGGGAAACCAATTTCCAGGTTTCGCTGGAGCGATTAAATCTGCCAGCACCGTTGCACCGGGCTTTGATTCTCCATCGAGGAAAACTTACTCCGCCGTACCAATATCTGGAAAAATTTATAAAGAAAGGATGA
- a CDS encoding saccharopine dehydrogenase C-terminal domain-containing protein produces MKRVLILGAGLVSRPMVRYLLSLDDVELTVATRTVSKALELIGTHPRGRAVELLADDEANIHRLVGGSDIVVSLLPYTYHPTVARHCIDLKKHLVTTSYVSDAMRKLNGEAQKAGIILLNEIGLDPGIDHMSAMALIDRIKTNGGRIVSFISSCGGLPAPEANDNPLGYKFSWSPRGVLMAGRNDARFLRDGREMIIPASQLFASCWRQTIPGIGELEAYPNRNSLPYIELYRLEGIRTMIRATLRYPGWCETMQAISELGLLIDERVRNDLSRLTYAQWFREYVPGTGSLQEDTGVRLNLPVNHPVLQRLEWLGLFSDTPIALESGSNLDILAKAMLERMSYKRGERDMIVLHHQFVVEYPGRLEGIESTLVDYGEPEGDTAMARTVSLPAAVAVKMLIEGSIKLTGVQIPVSSELYQPIMTELSKMGLRFQEQVQRLG; encoded by the coding sequence ATGAAAAGGGTTCTAATTTTGGGTGCGGGTCTGGTATCCAGACCGATGGTCCGTTATCTTTTAAGTCTCGACGATGTGGAATTAACGGTGGCTACCCGGACAGTTTCCAAGGCACTGGAATTGATAGGTACGCATCCCCGGGGACGGGCAGTTGAGCTGCTGGCTGACGACGAAGCTAACATCCACCGTCTGGTTGGCGGCAGTGATATTGTAGTAAGTCTGTTGCCATATACCTATCACCCTACCGTAGCCCGTCACTGCATCGACCTGAAAAAACATCTGGTCACAACTTCGTATGTGAGTGATGCAATGAGGAAGCTTAATGGCGAAGCGCAGAAAGCGGGTATTATTCTTCTCAACGAAATTGGTCTGGACCCGGGTATTGATCATATGTCGGCGATGGCGCTTATTGACCGGATCAAGACAAATGGAGGTCGAATTGTTAGCTTTATATCCTCGTGCGGGGGGCTCCCGGCACCGGAGGCGAATGATAATCCCCTTGGTTATAAATTTTCCTGGAGTCCACGGGGGGTACTGATGGCTGGTAGAAATGATGCCAGATTTTTGAGAGACGGAAGGGAGATGATAATTCCTGCCAGCCAGCTGTTTGCCTCATGCTGGCGTCAGACAATTCCCGGCATTGGTGAACTTGAAGCCTATCCTAACCGGAATTCGCTTCCTTATATTGAACTCTATCGTCTGGAAGGTATTAGAACAATGATCCGTGCAACTCTTCGCTATCCCGGCTGGTGCGAAACGATGCAGGCAATCAGCGAACTCGGATTGTTAATAGATGAGCGGGTCCGGAATGACCTTAGCCGGTTGACCTATGCACAGTGGTTTAGGGAATATGTACCCGGGACCGGCAGTCTGCAGGAGGATACAGGAGTTCGACTGAACCTGCCGGTAAATCATCCGGTTCTGCAACGGCTGGAATGGCTCGGGCTGTTTAGTGATACTCCGATTGCGCTGGAATCGGGTTCTAATCTTGATATTTTGGCGAAGGCAATGCTTGAACGTATGAGCTACAAACGAGGAGAACGGGATATGATCGTTCTGCATCATCAGTTTGTAGTTGAGTATCCGGGCAGGTTGGAAGGTATTGAATCTACCTTGGTGGATTATGGAGAACCAGAGGGTGATACAGCAATGGCGCGGACAGTAAGTCTGCCGGCGGCAGTTGCGGTTAAAATGCTCATTGAAGGCAGTATTAAATTGACCGGCGTTCAGATACCCGTTAGCAGCGAACTGTATCAGCCGATAATGACGGAACTTTCAAAAATGGGACTCAGGTTCCAAGAACAGGTGCAACGGCTTGGCTAG
- a CDS encoding ferritin family protein, producing MPELNTEIEVLTLAHVAETESLRRYLEFAWQTEDLAGKNMFIRLAMDELMHQDLLGGKIDEYRRQGSCTPVSVSPTLIEKLIPKITQRDVLSGGRVNAAALAALQIALELENNARKFYLEQSGKIKQESLRLLFKRLAEMESAHQQLIQGEIDFIEETGFWLGLREFTLETNR from the coding sequence ATGCCTGAGTTAAATACCGAAATTGAGGTTTTAACCCTTGCGCATGTGGCAGAGACCGAAAGTCTCAGGCGGTATCTGGAATTTGCATGGCAAACCGAAGATTTAGCCGGCAAGAATATGTTTATCCGGCTGGCAATGGATGAACTTATGCATCAGGATTTGCTCGGGGGAAAAATAGATGAATACCGCCGTCAGGGCAGTTGTACACCAGTATCTGTGTCTCCGACTTTAATTGAGAAATTAATTCCTAAAATAACTCAGCGTGATGTGTTAAGTGGCGGCAGGGTAAATGCAGCCGCACTTGCAGCACTGCAAATAGCGTTGGAACTAGAAAATAATGCCCGAAAATTTTATCTTGAACAGTCGGGAAAAATCAAACAAGAATCTTTACGTTTACTTTTTAAGCGTCTGGCAGAAATGGAATCGGCACACCAGCAGTTGATTCAGGGAGAAATTGACTTTATTGAGGAAACCGGATTCTGGTTGGGCTTAAGGGAATTTACTCTCGAAACCAACCGCTAG
- a CDS encoding LptF/LptG family permease has protein sequence MTLLQREAVKEFVLYFIFATAVLAFILLMDRLFLLADLLVRKGVPVSAVVEISIFSLPFVISVSAPLAGLIAGVITFGRMAQDNEMVVVRAAGIPAWRLFIPVMLLGIIMAPVMVVFNGYVVPEAQHRVRNLLTDIARKKPALRIQERIFMDDFPGYMVYIGSINQRRSTISNAVIFERGRGKNPPTFVTAPRGELKYTLDDRYLVLTLYDGEIHELLETGNYRRLAFREQIINVPSEDVLVRQGRDYRTDDEMRFNHLLKQIRDVNNDVRELNQQLADLRSASSDDEIIQVRADELKTRIRYRRSEALRSMTELHKRFSLAFSCFFFLLFGAPLGLVLRRGGIGTGFIVGLIFFALYYVLLLAGENMAENGRVSPFFGMWLPNILLVLPVLELSSRALFEFSPLRLFTGRIK, from the coding sequence ATGACTCTGCTGCAGCGCGAGGCAGTTAAAGAGTTTGTTCTGTATTTCATTTTTGCTACTGCAGTCCTTGCCTTCATCCTACTGATGGATCGACTGTTCCTTCTCGCTGACCTCTTGGTAAGGAAGGGCGTTCCCGTATCGGCGGTGGTGGAAATTTCCATTTTTTCCCTGCCGTTTGTTATCAGTGTCAGCGCACCACTTGCCGGATTAATTGCCGGCGTGATTACCTTCGGACGTATGGCTCAAGATAATGAGATGGTAGTGGTACGGGCAGCTGGCATTCCGGCCTGGCGACTGTTCATACCGGTTATGTTGCTGGGTATCATAATGGCACCGGTGATGGTTGTTTTTAACGGTTATGTGGTACCAGAAGCACAGCACCGGGTTCGTAATTTGTTAACCGATATTGCACGGAAGAAACCGGCGTTGAGAATTCAGGAGCGAATTTTCATGGACGATTTTCCCGGATATATGGTATACATCGGGTCAATCAATCAGCGCCGTTCCACCATCAGTAATGCGGTAATTTTTGAGCGCGGGCGAGGCAAGAATCCACCGACCTTCGTTACTGCTCCCCGGGGTGAACTGAAATATACGCTGGATGACCGGTATCTGGTGCTGACTTTATATGACGGCGAAATTCATGAATTGCTCGAAACGGGTAATTACCGCCGGCTGGCATTCCGGGAGCAAATAATTAACGTGCCGAGTGAAGATGTACTGGTGCGGCAGGGGCGGGATTACCGGACTGATGACGAGATGCGTTTCAATCATCTGCTAAAGCAAATTCGGGATGTCAATAATGATGTCCGGGAACTTAATCAGCAGCTCGCTGATCTGAGGAGCGCCAGTTCTGACGATGAGATTATACAGGTACGTGCGGACGAGCTGAAAACCCGGATTCGTTACCGTCGCAGCGAGGCACTCCGATCAATGACCGAATTGCACAAACGGTTTTCGCTTGCCTTTTCCTGTTTTTTCTTTCTGCTTTTCGGGGCACCGCTGGGGTTAGTGCTGCGGCGTGGTGGTATCGGGACTGGTTTCATCGTCGGGCTGATATTCTTTGCACTGTATTATGTCCTGTTGCTTGCCGGAGAAAATATGGCCGAGAATGGCAGGGTATCACCGTTTTTCGGCATGTGGCTGCCGAACATCCTACTGGTACTGCCGGTTTTGGAACTTTCGAGCCGGGCGTTGTTTGAATTTTCACCACTCCGACTGTTTACGGGGCGAATTAAATGA
- a CDS encoding LptF/LptG family permease — MKTIDRYLFIELTKFAFLALLSVVTIYLLIDLFEELGYFVSRNTPLSVIFKYYFYTLPSAAVLLYPVSLILAVFVVYGQMTRNNELAAFKSAGVSIYRLFLPALAIGIFTIFAFIAGNEFITIRFNRKLNQLRRFVIEKRIQPPAHYQHDIYRIDGNIVLWSRELEKQAAGVSNAVLRNFTLLKLDRNRRVSIRVDGDSAVNQNGVWKGYGVRVREFDSTGKQKFTQQAQLELKLLTPNLFEFGALGQPVEEMTVFDLNNYIQLMRASGENVAREEVEFHYRFSYALIGLIVVMLGLPFSVRLRRGGVMLGLGFGLFFSFLYWGVIQTCRAFGASHVISPVFAAWLPNVIFGVVALVLILKVET, encoded by the coding sequence ATGAAGACAATTGACCGTTACCTTTTTATTGAACTTACCAAGTTCGCATTTCTAGCATTATTAAGTGTAGTAACGATTTATCTGTTGATCGATTTGTTTGAAGAACTGGGGTATTTCGTAAGCAGGAATACGCCACTATCAGTGATCTTCAAGTATTATTTCTATACCCTGCCGTCAGCAGCAGTACTGCTCTATCCCGTAAGTCTGATTCTTGCAGTTTTTGTCGTATACGGCCAGATGACGAGAAATAACGAACTGGCAGCTTTCAAAAGTGCCGGAGTAAGCATCTACCGGTTGTTTCTACCGGCATTGGCGATTGGAATATTTACGATATTTGCCTTCATCGCTGGCAATGAATTCATTACCATCCGTTTTAATCGCAAGTTGAATCAGCTGCGCCGTTTTGTAATTGAAAAACGGATTCAGCCTCCAGCACATTATCAACATGATATTTATCGCATTGATGGCAACATAGTATTATGGAGCAGGGAGCTGGAGAAACAGGCTGCCGGCGTATCCAATGCAGTTCTCCGTAACTTTACATTGCTTAAGCTGGACCGGAACCGCCGGGTTAGTATTCGAGTCGACGGGGACTCGGCAGTTAATCAGAATGGAGTCTGGAAGGGATACGGCGTGCGGGTTCGTGAATTTGATTCTACCGGCAAACAGAAATTTACTCAGCAGGCACAGCTTGAATTGAAGTTGTTGACCCCCAATCTTTTTGAATTTGGCGCACTGGGACAGCCGGTCGAAGAGATGACAGTTTTTGATCTGAATAATTATATCCAGCTGATGCGGGCAAGTGGAGAAAATGTTGCGCGAGAGGAAGTTGAGTTTCATTACCGGTTCTCTTATGCCCTGATCGGTTTAATAGTAGTGATGCTGGGGTTACCGTTCTCAGTCCGTCTGCGTCGCGGTGGAGTAATGCTGGGGTTGGGGTTCGGGTTATTTTTCTCGTTTCTTTACTGGGGTGTTATTCAGACCTGTCGTGCCTTTGGAGCTTCGCATGTGATATCACCAGTATTTGCCGCCTGGCTGCCCAATGTTATCTTTGGTGTGGTAGCACTGGTGCTGATACTGAAAGTGGAGACTTGA